The following is a genomic window from Xenopus laevis strain J_2021 chromosome 2L, Xenopus_laevis_v10.1, whole genome shotgun sequence.
CGAAAGATTCTAGAAATCAAAAACTAGCATTTATTTGAAACTAGAAATGACCAGAGGAGAAACTGAATAGCAATAAAAGTTAATTGAGAACACAATGGTTGTGTAAATGTGGCAAACTATCAATATATTGATATCGCCACacaaagggttgaatttcaaatttaaaaaacctctaaatcgaccaaccaaaatttataaaaaaaaaattaaaaaaaatagttttgctgCTGAATAGTCCGTATTCATTCGAATTTGTCCGATTCAAATTCGtccgaattcaaatcatacaaattgaaTTACTAGCatattcaaatcgtacgattcaaagttttttccaaaaatacctttgatttttcaaagtctaccaattgactccaaataggagatccctcataggctaaaacagcaattcggcatgttttagatggcgaatggttgaagtagaatttttaaagagacagtatatgataaattttgacagtcaaattttctaatttttttcaaattcaaatcgaatttggactattccctaatcgaagtacacaaaaattggcttgaaattcaaatttttgttgtATAGAAGCTACTTGAATTACCCTAATGGTATTTCATTACCAGAGGGTTATTCTAGCAGAGCTTAGAAGCTTATAATTTTGTAAATGCAAACATGTACAGTATCCTTTGGAATGGCAAGAAACAGGGAAAGAAAGATAGCTATTTCTTGGAGAATTCATTTTCAGTTGAGGCCAAAATTGAACAGGATGgaatcatttctttttaaaagaatttgCTATGAACAcaacatttacatacatttagaGGGTTGtttagtccgaatttatctcaatattttctgaaaaaaactcagaccaaatctgcacaggtttttttgggcttatttattaataaactttcccgaaaattttgttgaggaaaaaaaattctaagaaatctgattttcaagattttttcagatttttcacccggaAACTCGGAATATTGCACGAAAACTTCGGCGTGTTGCCAaaaacccagggcacatcaaaaaatcattgttacttttcccattgacttatatgcaacctcgacaggtcttttccatccttggggttaaataaattttgaaaaaaaatcaagattttttaaaagtccgattttatttaaaaaaatcacgaatttttcatgatttttgcattcggagtttagtaaacaaccctcttagatttttatacatttttcagtttacatataaaatattaggTGCATGATAAAAATTGAAGAGTTTGGAGTCCATGAAAGAAGATATCTCATTTTGATtctcaaaaaaaatataaaatgtcaagCATGCTGTAAAGCAGTGACATGAACTTTATGTACAACTACATAAGAgatgaaaaactttttattttttctttaacaatgAATCTATTAAGTAAATATTTCTTCAGACACCATCCAAGTGTTTGCTTCTTGCAATGCACAGTGTTTTTCCAtagtaatatatattaatatcaaTGATTTGTCATATGATATGTAATAGCAGAGAATGACTGTTTTtatataattactttttattacaatttatccCATGTAAAAGATAATTAAAACTGTAGAGAAAATTCTCTGCACAACATTGTTGAGTTCCCTatatacaattttcaaaaaagtcAGTCCAAAATTCTTTAATTATTATGTGCAAACGTGTGTAGAAAATTATGTTTGAATGTGTacatattaattttaatattcattattagctcacattttttatattcatttccaATAGGCTTCTTTTCCATTTTGGTCATTTTaggaaaataattttctttaatcAGCAATTTGTAGTCCAACTATGAGTTTATTACATATGGGCAAcagaacagctccctggtagacacgaGAAGCAGTTAGGCCAGGGCCAGACAATGGCAGATCCACTGCCCCGCTGTGCTTCCACTCCAGGTCTGCCTTCACTCAAAAGCATTATTTCCACTCAGGTGCAGGCAGGCGCAGTGGATTTCCATGCCCAAACATGAATATTGCATTTTGAGCCGAAATGCACCCGCACTTGAAAAGGCAGGGGGGAGCAGCAAGACAGCCTCCGCTATCCTAACATCGTCTGGCacatcatctggccctagccttaataataaaaacccaagtcccactgtgGCTAGTAGAAACAATAACTtgtctgaaagcagttgcattgtaaagtgttggctctttctgaaagcacaggatctgGCACAATGACGTAAGATGgatgcctacataccaatattacaactaaaaaatatacttgttggttcagaaatacaattttattaaatagagagaattatttgcaatgtaaacagtgtaatttagaaataactacaccataaaaatcaagacagaattccttttaataataaacatattttcaaattaaaacaatatttaccaGCCTGCTCAACTCACAGGAGTTTCCaaacatatgtttatatacagtatacacatatataaatgtctgtgtgtgtgtgcgttcagttatatacatatacatttattcaacTTGGTATAAAAACGCAATTTGCCTTACTGTAAATCTTTGCACAAAAGAACTGCCATTTTCGTGAACATGAAAGTTGTTTATAAATGTTGTCAGGGCAACTTATATCTGAAAACATTTAAGTCAAAATGGAATTTcttttacagaaagacccccccACAAGCAATAAAAAGCTCATATGACCCAAGACCAAgcattataaaatacattttgtatggataatgggaaaaaaatcatttttcagcTTCGACAGGACAAGGTTTGCTGGCAGCTATTGCAATTCCAATAGCCAGGCTGCCATTATCAGAAAAAAGCTGAGCCACTGAGGCATTAAGTATCAGGCAATCTCCATCTGTAATTACAGAGTCAACACAGTCTAAAACTGAACGGGGAGTGGATTCCCATGTCAATCTCCTTCTGTTTCTGTTCAGCTCCAGTTTGTAGTTAAAATTCTGTGCTTGAGCGGAAGTGCCAATCAGCATCATGGTAGCAAAGAATTGTGGGTAGCCTTGATATTTCTCTTGCTTCCGAAGTACCAGCAGAAAGTGGTGACCCAGGCAAGAATGTGTAATTATCCAATCCACCGGTGCTGGAAGATGCATGTCCGTAGCTAGGAATACAATCTCTGTTCCATGAAGAATGTTAATTGTGTGAGATTGTGTCAGATGAGAAACAATAACCTCCAAGTGGCCTTCCCATTTGCAAGAGTACAAAGGGCAAGTGCAAGAAGTTAACTGTGGGTCACTGACTGACTGATGGCAAATATATTGGTCCTTTCTTTGTGAGGAATCCTCCTTA
Proteins encoded in this region:
- the siah3.L gene encoding seven in absentia homolog 3, translating into MLFFTQCFGAVLDLLHLRFQHYQAKRVFSSAGQLVCVVNPTQNLQNGSNRNAIPKEDSSQRKDQYICHQSVSDPQLTSCTCPLYSCKWEGHLEVIVSHLTQSHTINILHGTEIVFLATDMHLPAPVDWIITHSCLGHHFLLVLRKQEKYQGYPQFFATMMLIGTSAQAQNFNYKLELNRNRRRLTWESTPRSVLDCVDSVITDGDCLILNASVAQLFSDNGSLAIGIAIAASKPCPVEAEK